From one Lolium rigidum isolate FL_2022 chromosome 4, APGP_CSIRO_Lrig_0.1, whole genome shotgun sequence genomic stretch:
- the LOC124706826 gene encoding probable alpha,alpha-trehalose-phosphate synthase [UDP-forming] 7, with protein MMSRSYTNLLDLAAGNFAALGPAGGGRRRSGSFGARRMPRVMTVPGTLSELDDEDDERAATSSVASDVPSSAICERLIVVANQLPVVARRRADGRGWAFSWDDDSLLLRLRDGVPDDMEVLFIGTLRADVPAAEQDDVSQALIDGFRCAPVFLPPDLYDRFYQTFCKGYLWPLFHYMLPFASGPPPQDAPSRGGRFERASWEAYVLANKHFFEKVVEVINPEDDYVWVHDYHLMALPTFLRRRFNRLRLGFFLHSPFPSSEIYRSLPVREEILRTMLNCDLIGFHTFDYARHFLSCCSRMLGIEYQSKRGYIGLDYFGRTVGIKIMPVGIHMGQLQSVLRLPEMQSKVAELRQQFEGKTVLLGMDDMDIFKGINLKLLAFEYMLRMHPKWQGRAVLVQIVNPARGKGKDIDFIRAEIQDSCDRINREFGNSRGYSPIVFIDQNVPSAVKLAYYTVAECVVVTAVRDGMNLTPYEYIVCRQGLPSSESAPEISGPRKSMLVVSEFIGCSPSLSGAIRVNPWNTEATAESLNEAISMSEREKQLRHEKHYRYVSTHDVAYWSRSFIQDLERACKDHFRKPCWGIGLGFGFRVVALDPNFAKLSFDSILMSYGRSKSRAIFLDYDGTLVPQASINQRPSEELVSIINTLCSDRNNIVFIVSGRSKASLASMFSSCPMLGIAAEHGYFLRWNRDEEWQISAQSPDVGWMQMAEPVMNLYTEATDGSYIETKETALVWHHRDADQGFASSQAKEMLDHLESVLVSEAVVVKSGQFIVEVKPQGVSKGLVAEKILTSMKEKGQQADFVLCIGDDRSDEDMFENIADAMKRSIVAPKTPLFACTVGQKPSKAKFYLDDTYEVVSMLSALAEASEPDPTDLADDLATSVSSLDIGDEQIQFGNISIEGS; from the exons ATGATGTCCAGGTCCTACACCAACCTGCTCGACCTCGCCGCGGGGAACTTCGCGGCGCtggggccggccggcggcgggcggcgccgctCGGGCTCCTTCGGGGCGCGCCGGATGCCGCGGGTCATGACGGTCCCGGGAACCCTCTCCGagctcgacgacgaggacgacgagcgcGCCGCCACCAGCAGCGTCGCCTCCGACGTGCCCTCCTCCGCCATCTGCGAGCGGCTCATCGTCGTCGCCAACCAGCTCCCCGtcgtcgcccgccgccgcgccgacGGCCGCGGCTGggccttctcctgggacgacgactccctcctcctccgcctccgcgacgGCGTGCCCGACGACATGGAGGTGCTCTTCATCGGCACGCTCCGCGCCGACGtgcccgccgccgagcaggacgacgTCTCGCAGGCGCTCATCGACGGCTTCCGCTGCGCGCCCGTCTTCCTCCCGCCCGACCTCTACGACCGCTTCTACCAGACCTTCTGCAAGGGCTACCTCTGGCCGCTCTTCCACTACATGCTGCCCTTCGCCTCGGGACCTCCCCCCCAGGACGCCCCGTCCCGCGGGGGGCGCTTCGAGCGCGCCTCCTGGGAGGCCTACGTGCTCGCCAACAAGCACTTCTTCGAGAAGGTGGTCGAGGTCATCAACCCGGAGGACGACTACGTCTGGGTCCACGACTACCACCTCATGGCGCTGCCCaccttcctccgccgccgcttcaACCGCCTCCGCCTCGGCTTCTTCCTCCACAGCCCATTCCCCTCCTCCGAGATATACCGCTCACTCCCCGTCAGGGAGGAGATCCTCAGAACCATGCTCAACTGCGATCTCATCGGATTCCACACTTTCGATTACGCCAGGCACTTCCTCTCTTGCTGCAGCAGGATGCTCGGGATAGAGTACCAGTCCAAGCGCGGGTACATTGGGCTGGATTACTTTGGCCGCACTGTCGGGATCAAAATCATGCCAGTGGGGATCCATATGGGCCAGCTGCAGTCCGTGCTGCGTTTACCTGAAATGCAGAGCAAGGTAGCTGAGCTGCGACAGCAGTTCGAGGGCAAGACTGTGCTGCTTGGTATGGATGATATGGATATATTCAAAGGCATCAACCTCAAGCTCCTTGCGTTTGAGTACAtgctgaggatgcatcccaagtGGCAGGGGAGGGCTGTGCTGGTGCAGATAGTCAACCCGGCGCGTGGCAAGGGAAAGGACATCGACTTCATCCGGGCTGAGATTCAGGATAGCTGCGACAGGATTAACAGGGAGTTTGGCAACTCTAGGGGGTACAGCCCCATTGTTTTCATTGACCAGAATGTGCCAAGCGCGGTCAAGCTTGCGTATTACACGGTTGCCGAGTGCGTCGTGGTGACGGCTGTGAGGGACGGGATGAATTTGACCCCATATGAGTACATTGTCTGCCGCCAGGGATTGCCTAGCTCCGAGTCCGCGCCAGAAATCAGTGGGCCGCGCAAGAGCATGCTAGTTGTGTCCGAATTCATCGGGTGCTCGCCTTCGCTCAGTGGCGCCATTCGTGTTAACCCCTGGAATACTGAAGCAACTGCAGAGTCACTGAATGAGGCCATCTCCATGTCAGAGCGTGAAAAGCAGCTGAGGCATGAGAAGCATTACCGCTATGTAAGCACGCATGACGTCGCGTATTGGTCAAGGAGCTTCATCCAGGACCTGGAGAGGGCTTGCAAGGATCACTTCCGGAAGCCATGCTGGGGCATTGGATTGGGATTTGGATTCAGGGTCGTGGCCCTAGACCCAAATTTCGCAAAGCTTAGTTTCGATTCAATCTTAATGTCTTATGGGAGATCAAAGAGCAGGGCTATATTTCTTGACTATGATGGTACATTGGTGCCACAGGCTTCTATCAACCAGAGACCCAGCGAAGAATTAGTGAGCATCATTAACACCCTATGCTCGGATAGGAATAATATTGTTTTCATCGTAAGTGGAAGAAGCAAGGCTAGCTTGGCATCAATGTTCTCCTCATGTCCAATGCTAGGCATCGCGGCTGAGCATGGTTACTTTTTAAG GTGGAATCGAGATGAAGAGTGGCAAATCAGTGCCCAGTCCCCAGATGTTGGGTGGATGCAAATGGCGGAGCCAGTGATGAATCTTTATACAGAAGCAACTGATGGATCCTACATTGAAACCAAAGAAACTGCATTGGTGTGGCACCATCGGGATGCTGACCAAGGCTTTGCATCTTCTCAGGCAAAGGAGATGCTTGATCACCTTGAAAGTGTACTAGTAAGTGAAGCAGTTGTAGTCAAGAGCGGCCAGTTCATTGTCGAAGTCAAACCTCAG GGTGTTAGCAAAGGTCTTGTAGCTGAGAAGATACTCACATCGATGAAGGAGAAAGGGCAACAGGCAGATTTTGTTTTATGCATTGGCGACGACAGGTCGGATGAGGATATGTTTGAAAACATTGCAGATGCCATGAAAAGGAGCATCGTTGCTCCGAAAACACCACTGTTTGCATGTACTGTGGGGCAGAAACCGAGCAAAGCTAAGTTCTACCTGGACGATACATATGAAGTAGTCAGTATGCTGAGCGCACTAGCAGAAGCTTCGGAGCCAGACCCGACAGACTTGGCAGATGACTTGGCTACATCAGTCTCCTCATTAGACATTGGTGACGAACAAATACAGTTTGGTAATATAAGTATAGAAGGATCTTAG
- the LOC124648015 gene encoding gamma-glutamyl hydrolase 1-like, translating to MASLQLLLLLAFLAPSSSSAPAVIRMPRAGACAAPDPAVYDRPVIGIVTHPGDGASGRIDNGTSTSYIGASYVKFVEAGGARVIPLIYNEPEETILQKLSLVNGVLFTGGSVKKGLYFETIKKVFQYVLEKNDAGIHFPLFAQCLGFELVSMIVSEDNNILESFHASDQASTLQFPNYSSLKGSVFERFHPDLIKKLSTSCLVMQNHKYGISPKRLRENGALSSFFRILTTSPDENGEVYVSTVDAQKYPITCTQWHPEKAIFEWRKPMIPHSEDAVQVTQNFANYFISQARKSPNRPPADKVLDNLIYNYSPTFSGKTSKSFEEVYLFS from the exons ATGGCTTCTCTccagctgctgctcctgctggccttcctcgcccCATCCTCGTCGTCGGCCCCGGCCGTCATCCGGATGCCGCGCGCCGGGGCGTGCGCTGCGCCGGACCCCGCGGTCTACGACCGCCCCGTGATCGGCATCGTGACGCACCCGGGCGACGGCGCGTCCGGGAGGATCGACAACGGCACCTCCACCTCCTACATCGGCGCCTCATACGTCAAGTTCGtcgaggccggcggcgcgcgcgtcATCCCGCTCATCTACAACGAGCCCGAGGAGACCATCCTCCAG AAATTGAGTTTGGTGAATGGTGTGCTGTTTACTGGTGGATCAGTGAAGAAGGGTTTATATTTTGAGACAATAAAAAAGGTGTTTCAG TATGTATTGGAAAAGAATGATGCAGGAATTCATTTTCCATTGTTCGCGCAATGTCTTGGTTTTGAGCTTGTGAGCATGATTGTGAGCGAG GACAATAATATTTTGGAGTCATTCCACGCATCAGATCAAGCATCAACTCTTCAGTTTCCTAATTATTCTTCACTTAAGGGATCAGTATTTGAAAG ATTTCATCCTGACCTCATCAAGAAACTCAGCACCAGTTGTCTTGTCATGCAAAATCACAAA TATGGTATATCTCCCAAGAGACTGCGAGAGAATGGTGCTTTATCAAGTTTCTTCAGGATTCTGACTACATCCCCTGATGAAAATGGCGAG GTTTACGTCTCAACTGTAGATGCACAGAAATATCCGATTACCTGCACTCAGTGGCATCCTGAG AAAGCCATCTTTGAGTGGCGTAAACCAATGATTCCACACAGTGAGGATGCGGTACAGGTTACTCAAAATTTTGCCAACTATTTTATCAG CCAAGCCCGCAAGTCTCCCAACAGGCCTCCTGCCGACAAGGTGCTGGACAACCTGATCTACAACTACAGCCCTACATTTTCCGGGAAAACCTC GAAATCCTTTGAGGAAGTGTACCTCTTCTCGTAA